From the genome of Papaver somniferum cultivar HN1 unplaced genomic scaffold, ASM357369v1 unplaced-scaffold_21, whole genome shotgun sequence:
GAGACTCGTACAAGTATTAAGAGTAGTTATAATTGCTAATACCAAACTGAATGGAACATCAAGGTCAACAATTGATGAATCAGAAGACACCTAAAACGTAGAAACATCAATTAGCATCGTGTGCATAGTTGTCACTTGTCAGTAAAAAAGTTTTAAATCGTAACTGTGATTTCGTTACTTACTCGACTCAATATCCTTCCCAATGGTGTAGATTCGTAAAAAGCTATCGGCGCATGAAAAAGAGATTTTAATAGTTTAGAGAAAAAGGACTTAGATGAATGGATACCCATAGCAACTGTAGAAAGAGATTGAACAAGCAACCAAAATATAGAGCTAAACCCGATCAGCAAGTATACTTGGATCAGTCGCAATTTGCTGATTTGAGGATTCTGAACATTTGCAGCCATCCAATAATTTTGTAGAATTTGGCTAACAACAAACATAATTTGGGAGACAGTTGCCAAAGAAAAGTAAAACAAGGCTTTGCCTTGATTTAGATATTGCAGGTAAGGTTTTAAGGAACTATTTCCGGATTCTCTTTCTTCTTGCTTAATCAACTGATGCTCAACTGCAAATGGTTGTACAGTCTCTTCAGCAAGTGGAACGCAAGTGTGGCGAGAATTCACCTTAGCAGGTAACCTGTCACAGTTAACCATATCTTTGTGTGCATTGACAAGGCCAGAAAATTCTTGGCTAGAACTCATTAACACGTCAAAAGAGGATGTATGTTGGATTTTCCCAAGCGACATCAACTGTAAGAGAAATAAAACGTTGATCCAAACCTTGGAAGGACATGAAAAACCAAAGAGTAACATAGCAAAAGACATTATACTGCAAACTTACCAGAACAGAATCAAATGCAGGAAGGAAGTCGACTTGGTGAGTCACCAGTAAGACTGTCTTTTTTGATAAAGCTCCCATAACGTAGTCCTGCAAAATACAGGTTAGTTACCATATTCATCCACGCGACCAGAAATAAAAAACATTATGTTAAGAAAAAAGTTCACATTAAATAGGCTTGTAGCAGTAACGGTGTCAACTGCACTGAATGGATCATCAAGGAGATAGATATCAGCGTCCTGATAGAGTGCACGAGCAAGTTGAATACGCTGCTTTTGCCCTCCGCTTATATTAATTCCTCTTTCTCCAATTTCAGTTAGATCACCATGAGGTAGCATTTCAAGGTCCTTTACCAAGGAACACTTTTCCAGTGTTTCTTGGTATTTCGGCTCATCCATTGTGCGACCAAACAGTATATTTTTTTGTATACTTCCTGACTGGATCCATGCAATCTGGGAGACATATGCAAGTTTTCCATGAACTTGAATCTGCATAGTAATGGGAAAAAATGAGTCAGCACTTCACATCACATGTTTATGAGTTAAGAAGGGCAAAAAGCACTTACCGAGCCTTCAACCTCTGGTACCTCACCGAGAATTGCAGCTAGGAGGGTTGATTTACCTGCACCTACCTCTCCACAGATTGCCACTTTCTCACCAGCTTTGACCTCTAAGTTTATGGATGTTAAGGTAGGATTTGATGGATTTTCTTCCCACGAAAATGTAGCCAACTTCGCATATATGGCATGGTTATTTTGTGGCTTTTCTTTTCTAGCATGCCTGATATCTCCACTTAGCAATTCTGGTTCAGAAAGAAATTTTTCAATCCGTTGTGACGCGACTTTTGCATGAATTACTGCTCGGATAACCGGAGGGATTGCTCTAATAGGATCCTGGATAATGCGTAGAGTTGCTATGAATGTGAAAACATTTGTAGCATTGAGAGGAACTTTGAGAAAGTAACAAGCTCCAATAGTTGCAGATGAGACTAATATGGAAACTGACAAAAAGAAAAATCCGTCGTACGCCTTACGCAACTGCACAGCTGACAACCACTTGTATTCTACTCTTCTGAGACTTTCAATAACAGTCTTGAAATGTGTCTCCCAAGCATACAGCTTCAACACTTTCATGTTCAAAAGTGCTTCTGACATTGCCTTCAGCCTCCTATCCTGAGCGACCGCAAGCTTAGTCTGGAATCTAAGCTGTAATTTGGCCAAGGGACCATTGCATAACAGGGAGAGTACTATAATGATTAATGCTGCAAGTGTTGCAATCCCCACAGCATGGACAAGAATTAATAACCCAAGGCATGTCTGGAGGACCGCTGTCCATATATGATGAAACCGATAAGAGAATTGGCCTACTCTATAAGCATCTACAGTTACATAACTTATTATTTCTCCGGATGAATGTGTATTCTTAGCAGCATTAGAAAGCCTGAGTTGCTTCCGATAAATAGCTGCTGAGAGCAAAGACTTGAGTCTGACTCCAATTAAACCGCTCTGAAAATTCCACTGCCTCATCGATTGCGACTCTAATAATTTTACCAAAAACAATGCTGTAACCAGTACAACACCTTCATGTTTAAAGGTTCTTTTTCCTTCTGTAACCTTAATCAAGGCACCGACAAACAGGGGAGTGGTGGAAAGAGTGAGTACCTTCAGAAGCGCAAAGAAGCCAGATATCAGAATTTCTTTCCAATAACATAAAGCAATTGCCCGCAAAATTGATGGTTTGGTGTGGTTTTGATTCTTGAATTGATCCATGAACAACAAATAACATGTTTCTGCTCTATCATCTTTTCGTAACATGGGTATATCATCATCTtcaagcttcttcttcttcttagctcTCTTCATTAGTGGATTTAACCACCAAAAAGACATCCTACTCAGTAATCCAGCATTCGAAAAAGGAGTAATCATCTCATTCTCATGATTTTGAGTCTTGATGTTATCATTATTCATCTCTAACTTTGGAAATTGTCCTTCCTTTGAATTGGAAAAGACCGAAATTAAAAGgtgttttgaaaaagaaaaaaaaaacaagaatgaaTCTATTTAGACAAATGAAGAATGATATGCCCGTTAGATTATTATCTGAGCCTTTATTTGCCATGCTAATTCAGGATCAACCCGAGAACGTAGGTTACCCGTTTCAtgcatatttcaaaaaaaaaaacacaaaattggttaaaaagatcaaaatcaacaatttttgggtgaaaaagatatctagattttgatactgtttaaatggacaaaaatgtaaaaatagccaggatgtaaacagtttcatcattcccattttcaaatagcttttcttatttttaatttacacatgatgcatctagtttcatcctcgctattttttaagtttaatccAGGATGAAtccatctttgctattttttttgtccatttcactcatactaatttttTTTAGTCCATTAGAAccttattttaaaaatatttgaacaaatgacccatttttcgaaaataaaaataataatattattcatAGCATTAATTAACAACCCCCACCAGCTGCAGGGATATCATTTTCCCGATATAACTTCAATCATGCTGCGCATGTATGAAAGTTCTCAACAGATGTATATCTTCTTATCACGTCTTGGTGCATTTTGTTTTTCTAAACAGTATCATATCAGGCAGTATCTCCATTATTAGATACGCAATCAATTGCCAACTGCAAAAACTGAAGTTAAAAAGATCCTGCACAGTTTTGGTTTTGACAAAATATGCATGGTGCTCTCTCAGACGATTGCCTCATCATGGCTGTACAGATTTGTGGGTTCAGAACGTGCCCAACAGAATCAAAATGTCTAAGTTCCAAGGCATGATTTGATTATCTCTAGATTTACCACGTGCCGGTAGTTGTATTAGATTGAGGTGAGGTTAAAATATTACTAGTAATTTGCACcaaattaattttgataaatgGCCGTGAAAAACGTCTGCACGGTTAATCTCCAACCGTTAAGGTCTCTGTCATAATGACCGGCGTGCAATTCTGATAACCATGGATTtaagctataatttttatttactTTGGCCAAACTAAAACTTTAAAATAATACTAAGCCCTCGAACTAGAGTTTTTGAGAGCACCATCAAGTGGTTTAATAGTCCTCGAGCTTCCTCCCACGTAAGAAATTGGAGATCCAACCCCTTTAATAGCATAAATAGTAAGAGTATCACCAATAACAGGTGTTAAAAATCTAACTTGGAAATTTTATTCAAACCCTTATATTTTATTCAAACCCTTATATAGGTGGATTTTCACATATAATATATATAAGGCCCCATGGTTAATAAACTATCTCTAACGGTATAGAGATTTGatccctaaaaaaaaattatgtgataAAATCTTAACCGTTCAATAGTATTTTAATTAACtattaaaaatcaaaaatatgacATGGTGGTCATTATAAAGGTTTGATAAGATTTTCTTTAAAAccttcaatattaatatcaaaAATTCTAAACGAACCGAGAAAACAGACCACACAAAACCACTagacacaacaaaacctaaaaaatgGGACCCTTCTGTCCTCCGCGGGGCCCACCAGGaccacaccaaaaattttgtgagACAAAAATGGATATGCGGTTTTGGTGTGGTATGTTTTCTCGGTTTGTTTAGAATCACCCTATTAATATTTCATCCCTCCTATTTTGTAGGACCCACTCTTGGAAATGAATTTAGTTAAAATGAAcccacaattgggggatatgaattacttcccccaaccaataatGTTTGCTAAAGGGTGTTTTGGAggacaaaaatactaaaatacccttccctcaaaataaaaatcaaaaaacaaaatcatatctcccatttccatcttcacctcttattaatcCCTTTTAAGGTTAAGGCTTTGAAACCTAAAAATTtcccattccctttcaaattttaaagtttccccactccctttcatattgtcttctccttctctgtcggCTCCTCTCTTTGAAATCGATTTTATTTTTtaacattcggaagtgatgaagaccatgccggaagtgatgaataccataccggaattgatgaagaccatgccggaagtgatgaagaccatgccggaagtgatgaatatcataCCGGAaaagatgaagaccatgccggaagtgatgaagatcatgccgaaAGAGATGAATATCATACCGGAAAAGGTGAAGACCATTCCGGAAGTGATGGAGACCATgccgaaaatatttttttttacatcgccggaagtgatgaagaccatgccggaattgatgaagaccatgccggaaaatggtgtcgGCATTCTTAGTAACTATCATTCAATGCCTTAACTAAGTTCCgtcatgctcgatagaaatctatcaatgccggtactcaagtgacaaaaaaatcaagtttctggatactttacatcatgtgccgtcAAATAAATTCAAGCACATACCATGCCGGTAgttgtaccggcatgctcgagaagtAACAGACTGTGCCGGAAGTGGActaatgataagtgcataattcacatgattttagTGCCCATTCTATATTTGTTTTAACTATATTTCTTGCATGTTATCcttttattactcttgttttgtgttttatttgtttgtttaggtgaatcatccaaagtcAATGAAATCGGGGTTGAAAGAGCTAAAAAGAAGAAAGGACCAAGTTCTGGAAATACATACGGTCGGGAAACCCAACCGGACGCAAACTCAGGGCCACTTACGGTAAGGAAGTGCTACAAAACCACACCGTATGCCTGGGAAGAAGAGAACATTTTCTATCAGAGTTACGGTCGTAAAATCATATCAACCCAACCGTAGATGAATCAGGTTCACAAGGAATTTTCAGAGTCAGAGTTACGGCGAGGAAAGCAAGCCGTATGCAAATCCAGGGAAGGTTACGGTTTGGAAAGCATTCTCAACCAAACagtagaaaaaaaaatgagaagatATGAAGGATTTGAATACACCATCTTGCATAGGACGACAAGACAAAaagaacacaaaaagaatgagctTAATCGGACGTCGGATGACGAAGTTGTGGCAAAAATTGTGAAACAATGTAAAAGAGGAGATTCAGAAGTACATACGGTTGGGGAACCCAACCGTACGCAAACACATATGAACTTACAGTTGGGAAACTCAAAATTACCAACCGTACGTAATCTCAGGGGATATTACGGTGGAAAACATATAAAAACCCAACTGTAGCCAGGTGCTGAAGGTGCGACTTTTGACTTCTAAAACATGTAAAACCCGGTACCAGACGGATTCTAAACCCTATATTTCGTGGGTACTATATAAGGAGAGCCTCAAGACATTAAGAATCTATCTTTTGCACAGAACTTTGCAAgcttggagaagaagaaaaacaacgaAGCTATGGTTTCGAAGCGGTTCTCATTAATAATaatgatttcttctctagtttatAAATTGTATAAcatggatgcttctacatccatgagtatctaaacccatacttgattgaggatgaattctaagttctagacttgatttggtttaatatatgcatctagtttcatttcttcatatgattatcgtttgcttCTACTTTGATTAATGCTTATGATTGATAAATTGATTGCTCTAGGTGGCCAACCATAGTTGTTTATTAATtgatctattgctagtaaagggttaggttatccgtgtaattgttgaataatccttacataagtagaaaacgtgagacgtggcagagggattccgtggagtaaTCGCGTGTAGAAGAAcattagaaagtggaccttgcgctaagagtctaactactaagatTAACCTAAGTCTTAAAACTTAAAGCATTCGACcaagttacaccttgagtgcggtACTACTTGGTGGCTTGGCGAGTATAATCTgatattcgagcgcttcggtatccagtgaccaaaggactttaAGGGATAGCACTGCTCTAGTTGTTATCCCACGATTgataataatctatgattaatgatgaaagtgtgaatatattaactcattgatggtttagtaacgaagaaggattcctcgatcatctctctccTTATTGCTTACAACTCAATttcaattgctttgtttatttactttgaaatctaaaaacacaaaaccccccatttgtgacctttttgacaactaaactccccGCTCTTCGTGGTAACGATCCTTCCTTatgttatattaccagttaattgtttggaaataattgatttaatttgattgcactcacgacacgcatcaaattttggcgccgctgccggggagcagtcggtagctttagttgtttttgttagtttaattttgtttttagtttttaacttttttttctagatttttgttttaggtgctTAATATCTGGCATCGAAGGGTTGGAATTACGAGAGGTGTGGAATTCAAACTCGCAAAGGAACGGTACTACAAGCACGTCCAAAGTTGCAATaagaaccttctacatcaacaatggtcGGTGGTACAAATAATACTCCGCCACCTCCACCTGAGAGGAAGTTAGGAGatttgacatctccatgcttagattcacaaTCACTGTGCATTACAATCCCTAACCACTAgagctgaagtcgaatctacttcatcatctgCCGAAGTTCAAGGGACATCCTGGTGAAGATCCGAACCGTCATATTCAAGTATTTCAACaaaagatgacaagtcttaggcaaagtACCGAAGAATATAGGGATACAACTTTGTTACAGGCCTTTCCATTCTCCTTACAAGACTTggcagaagaatggttgtattatcttCCTTTAGAGAGTGTTACAAAAGTACTTTCCTGCTTCTAAGGAGGCTGCTGCTCGTAAAGATATTAGTGGTATTCTACAGATTACTGGGGAATCTCTTTATGAAATACTGGGAGAGATACAAGAGGTTGTTGGCGAGTTTCCCTCACCAAAATATATCCTCAACacttatcattcaatacttctacgaagtaCTACTTCCAGAAtagaggaatttgattgatgcagaAGCTGGtagttcacttactgagaagacaatcttGCAAGCAACTAgtctgattgagagtatggcctcAAATGCACAACAGTTTTATAAAAGACATGACTCAAATGTCAGAAGGGTTAGCGAGATGGGGGAGTCTCCAAATACAGAGCACCGGTTAAGTACAATTGAGATGGCGATTCGTATAACTTCCGTAGTAGCTCCACTATATGAAGAAGAGGTCGAGGTTAATGCTCTATTTACTAATCcaaggccaaggtatgatccatattcTAACACTTATAATCCATGTTGTAAAGATCctcctaatttcagttatgcaaacaagcaagctgTATCTCCTAATCCTTATGCAAggcaaggtggttttcaacaacaatttTAACCACAACCGCAACCACAAGCTCCAAAGGAGGATGCCTCTGAGAAGATGATTACCATGATGCAAGGTATTTCATCTATGTTCCAACAAAGTCAACAAAAAGCCGAAAAAAATCAGTTAAAAACGACattgaaaaggaagtagaggtggAAACCATAcaaaaggaaaagccaacctcaaccggccaacctaaggacacagttcccacctttaccacaccacctcctttccctagtagTTTTTCCAAatcaaagaagcaagctcaagataaggagatcatggatattttcagcaagataaaaatcaacattccatttattgaagccatcagaaccgtacccaggtatgccaaggttttgaaggatttgagtacaaggaaggatatgttgattgTTAATCAAATTACTCAggtgggcgaaagtgctacagctatgttactaaagaagatgcctgAAAAATGTGAAGATCCGGGTGGTTTcacagtgccaattactattggtaaacGACGATTctagcgtgctttgcttgatttgggagcatccaaaagtgttatgtcagctgatgtttatgattctttgaatcttggacctttaaaagaggcaaagattacTATTTAATTGgcaaacaagtccaatatatatcctaaggtaGTCGTGGAGGACATGTTAGTTCAAgcgaatcagttaatctttccggttgatttttaCATTGTGGACATGcaaaatggagataattgttcatctactttgttacttcttgggagatcgtttatgaaaactgcaaaTACGAAGATTGATGTGGACAATGGTTCATTCGCTTCAACATATTTGAGGCTATGCGTTATCCTAGTAATGTGCACTCCGCTTTCTATATTGATGTTATTgattcgttagcacaacaaatgtttaatttgagcaatgaagatgaacttggagttgtgttgcgaaatagcattgatttggacgttcatgggAAGCCTAATTTGGACGTCGAATTAGTCAAAGagctagtggagatgtgtggtgctttaaaAACATTACAAGAAGTTAAAACGGGTAatatctcttatatttctttacccgtgactaatgaggttcctttaacTTCTATTTTGTAGGCACCTAAGATAGAATTGAAGCCTCTTCCCGACCACTTAAAGTATGCTTACTTTGGTGATAAAGAGGAGCTTCCGCTGATTATCGCAAAGAATCTCACTTCCATACAAGAAAAACGTCTACTTAGgtttctgaaagagcacaaaatggCCATTGGGTGGACTATTGCTGacatcaaaggaattagtccatcAATGTAcatgcatagaatccttatgGAAGATGATAGTAAGCCAGTacatgatgctcagcgtaggcttaaccccccagtGATGAAGGTCGTGAAGacagagatcctcaaattactaagtgtgggggtaatttacccaatttctgacagcaagtgggttagtccggtacaagtggtgcctaagaaatcgggCGTCACTGTTGTTATAAATAAAGATAATGAAATTGTTCCTACAAGATTTCAAACaagatggagagtgtgcatagactatcGAAAGCTTAATGCTGCGACAAGAAATGAtgactttcctttgcctttcattgatcaaatgctagaaaggttagcgggacattcacattattgctttttagacaGTTATTCagggtacaatcagattgttattgcaccggaggatcaagagaataccatttttacttgtccttttggtacgtttgcatatagacggatgtcgtttggtctttgcaatgcgcctgccacttttcagagatgcatggctagtatattttctgattacgtgtaaaacatcattgaggtatttatggactgTTAtatcattgctcagtcgaactcgcatgcattgctatctcaagcatgtttgtcaatgttagtgatcaaaattataagtcttgatttctagtctattatagctaagtctcggactaggatagaaagtgtagttgatctcaaggacttcatggcgattcatcatacaagtaaaagaactactcaaggaaccggtgtaacttctcgac
Proteins encoded in this window:
- the LOC113339457 gene encoding ABC transporter C family member 10-like; protein product: MNNDNIKTQNHENEMITPFSNAGLLSRMSFWWLNPLMKRAKKKKKLEDDDIPMLRKDDRAETCYLLFMDQFKNQNHTKPSILRAIALCYWKEILISGFFALLKVLTLSTTPLFVGALIKVTEGKRTFKHEGVVLVTALFLVKLLESQSMRQWNFQSGLIGVRLKSLLSAAIYRKQLRLSNAAKNTHSSGEIISYVTVDAYRVGQFSYRFHHIWTAVLQTCLGLLILVHAVGIATLAALIIIVLSLLCNGPLAKLQLRFQTKLAVAQDRRLKAMSEALLNMKVLKLYAWETHFKTVIESLRRVEYKWLSAVQLRKAYDGFFFLSVSILVSSATIGACYFLKVPLNATNVFTFIATLRIIQDPIRAIPPVIRAVIHAKVASQRIEKFLSEPELLSGDIRHARKEKPQNNHAIYAKLATFSWEENPSNPTLTSINLEVKAGEKVAICGEVGAGKSTLLAAILGEVPEVEGSIQVHGKLAYVSQIAWIQSGSIQKNILFGRTMDEPKYQETLEKCSLVKDLEMLPHGDLTEIGERGINISGGQKQRIQLARALYQDADIYLLDDPFSAVDTVTATSLFNDYVMGALSKKTVLLVTHQVDFLPAFDSVLLMSLGKIQHTSSFDVLMSSSQEFSGLVNAHKDMVNCDRLPAKVNSRHTCVPLAEETVQPFAVEHQLIKQEERESGNSSLKPYLQYLNQGKALFYFSLATVSQIMFVVSQILQNYWMAANVQNPQISKLRLIQVYLLIGFSSIFWLLVQSLSTVAMGIHSSKSFFSKLLKSLFHAPIAFYESTPLGRILSRVSSDSSIVDLDVPFSLVLAIITTLNTCTSLGVMAVITWQVLFVTIPMVCLVIYLQRYYSASANELRRINGTTKSLVANQLGESIAGAMTIRAFDEEERFFAESLSLIDKNASPTFHIFSTNQWLLQRLETLSATVLSCSVLVMVLLPQGTFNSGFIGLALFYGLTLSLSLGASIQNQCTLANEIISVERLNHYVNIPSEASQVIKGNRPRPNWPTAGRVEIRDLKIRYRANTPLVLQGVTCTFEGGHKIGIVGRTGSGKTTLIGALFRLVEPVGGKIIIDGVDISTIGLHDLRSRLGIIPQEPTLFSGTVRYNLDPLSQYADHEIWEVVGKCQLLEAVQNKGEGLDCLVAHDGANWSMGQRQLFCLGRALLRKGQILVLDEATASIDNATDCILQKIIRTEFAKCTVITVAHRIPTVMDSTLVLAISDGKIVEYDEPMKLMKEEGSLFGQLVNEYWSHCHSA